In Ischnura elegans chromosome 6, ioIscEleg1.1, whole genome shotgun sequence, one genomic interval encodes:
- the LOC124161195 gene encoding ER membrane protein complex subunit 6, with product MASGRVKTKLEKTGEIVAYSEAAVRNNAAVLEYCRTSMAALSGGTAGLLGLTSFYGFAFYVFAVVGLWGLILVKAGSQWKKYFISRKTILTHGFFGGLFTYVLFWTFLYGMVHVY from the exons ATGGCATCCGGTCGCGTGAAAACGAAATTAGAGAAAACTGGTG AAATAGTGGCGTACAGTGAAGCTGCTGTTAGGAATAATGCGGCAGTTTTGGAATACTGTCGTACATCTATGGCTGCCTTGTCAGGAGGAACAGCAGGCCTTCTCGGCCTGACAAGTTTCTACGGCTTTGCTTTCTACGTATTTGCTGTAGTTGGTCTGTGG GGGCTGATTCTGGTTAAAGCGGGATCTCagtggaagaaatattttatcagccGTAAAACCATTTTAACTCATGGGTTCTTCGGTGGACTCTTt ACCTACGTGCTGTTCTGGAC ATTCCTTTATGGGATGGTGCATGTTTACTAA
- the LOC124161194 gene encoding COMM domain-containing protein 5-like has protein sequence MSASGNLIGPGGDNSLFPSTRIPLAVKLLSKNIDGISKNCFRLLLQLVVNAIEGRVTQDGCLDKIRKQCLLQKGQQAPDNLDELFAGLHAVVHAFLRLEPGSLKSEIFESDLRDLKFSEECIADMVGVLYGPKRASFDVALLREPSTPHLPRVERMQWRVDVIISSNTLSRVLEPSIQMRMVTSDGGVIYFTASIARFHQMRHAVAAALREMGHLEQKSLLKG, from the exons ATGAGTGCCAGCGGAAATTTAATCGGGCCCGGCGGAGATAATTCGTTGTTCCCAAGCACACGAATACCTTTAGCAGTTAAACTTCTATCTAAAAACATAGATGGGATATCCAAGAATTGTTTTAGGCTGCTGCTACAGC TGGTTGTCAATGCAATCGAAGGAAGAGTGACTCAGGATGGATGCTTGGACAAAATCAGGAAACAGTGTCTGCTTCAAAAAGGACAGCAAGCTCCTgataatttagatgaattatttGCAGGATTACATGCTGTTGTTCATGCATTCCTTCGCTTAGAACCGGGAAGTTTGAAATCTGAGATATTCGAGAGTGACCTGCGAGATCTTAA ATTCTCAGAAGAGTGTATAGCTGACATGGTCGGTGTGCTGTACGGCCCAAAAAGGGCATCATTTGATGTTGCCCTGCTACGGGAGCCATCAACCCCGCATTTGCCTCGTGTGGAGAGAATGCAGTGGCGTGTAGACGTCATCATTTCATCAAA CACTTTGTCTCGAGTGTTGGAGCCAAGTATACAGATGCGCATGGTCACGAGCGATGGAGGTGTTATCTATTTCACAGCGTCGATTGCACGTTTCCATCAGATGCGACATGCTGTTGCTGCCGCTCTTAGGGAAATGGGACACCTTGAGCAAAAGTCACTCCTTAAAGGGTGA